From one Asterias amurensis chromosome 10, ASM3211899v1 genomic stretch:
- the LOC139943432 gene encoding uncharacterized protein codes for MTAGTIVSFPPVFLVGTRRDGIGACVSALNASNQSRPSVSHTKELMSHILMKNNFTFSDRHFLQVQGTAMGTKMAPSYANLFMSQLEDRLLSSAPNRPLVWWRFIDDIFSIWCGDQDSLDEFTNHINSFHPTIKFTTEQSLTSVNFLDVTITKSPNGLVTDVYSKPTDTHQYLGASVEWAQGINN; via the exons ATGACGGCGGGTACTATCGTTTCATTTCCACCAGTATTCTTGGTGGGTACTCGCCGGGATG GCATCGGTGCATGTGTCTCTGCCCTCAATGCTAGTAATCAGTCCCGCCCCTCAGTGAGTCATACTAAGGAACTCATGAGCCACATTCTAATGAAGAACAATTTCACATTTTCTGACAGGCATTTTCTACAGGTACAGGGTACTGCCATGGGTACCAAAATGGCACCCTCATACGCTAACCTATTCATGTCTCAGTTGGAGGACAGACTCCTGTCCTCCGCCCCCAACCGACCACTAGTTTGGTGGAGATTTATTGATGATATTTTCTCCATCTGGTGTGGTGACCAAGACAGCTTGGATGAGTTTACTAACCATATCAACTCATTTCACCCCACCATAAAGTTCACTACCGAACAATCTCTCACCAGTGTGAACTTTCTAGATGTGACAATAACCAAGTCTCCTAATGGCCTTGTCACAGATGTTTACAGTAAACCCACCGACACCCACCAGTACCTGGGCGCAAGCGTAGAATGGGCGCAAGGCATAAACaattaa